The following are encoded in a window of Mycobacterium sp. ELW1 genomic DNA:
- the ngg gene encoding N-acetylglutaminylglutamine synthetase: MSTSSHTEAITMSLHEASPEDLVREMSDDVVLELGWGRLIFGQTFESPDKLAAVLQQEEQGRRDICIYARESHVLVAKSPAELFIDPSHTYRWRLHPDDPEVPTPAGFSVRPLRDQGEADEMNRVYVRCGMVPAPTELIWNNHLHSDAVEYLVAVRDDDGSVVGTVTGVDHKRLFNDPEDGSSLWSLAVDPTASLPGIGASLTRTLAAIFRGRGRAYLDLSVAYDNDAAIALYEKLGFQRVPVLAVKRKNAINEPLFTPASETVDDLNPYARIIADEAMRRGIRIEVLDAETGEMRLSYGGRSVVTRESLSEYTSAVAMSRCDDKRLTRRIVSEAGIIVPRGRLATFDHDDHTFLAEVGDVVVKPTRGEQGKGITVGIDSPEALDAALARAREQHPEVLIEQRACGDDLRLVVIDGKVVAAALRKPAEIIGTGKHTVRELIETQSRRRAAATGGESRIPLDDVTEATVAEGGWSFDDVLPESERLRVRKTANLHQGGTIHDVTAIVHPELCRVAVVAAEAIGIPVTGIDLLVPDVTRDEYVFIEANERPGLANHQPQPTAQAFVDFLFPGQPGLPQAWTPEEPQR, from the coding sequence ATGAGCACCTCGTCGCACACCGAGGCCATCACGATGAGCCTGCACGAGGCCTCGCCCGAAGACCTGGTCCGCGAGATGTCCGACGATGTGGTGCTCGAATTGGGTTGGGGCCGACTGATTTTCGGGCAGACCTTCGAGAGCCCCGACAAGCTGGCCGCGGTGCTGCAGCAGGAGGAGCAGGGCCGGCGCGACATCTGCATCTACGCCCGCGAATCGCATGTGCTGGTGGCCAAGTCGCCGGCTGAGCTGTTCATCGACCCCAGCCACACCTACCGCTGGCGGCTGCACCCCGACGACCCCGAGGTGCCGACGCCGGCCGGGTTCAGTGTGCGCCCACTGCGCGATCAGGGCGAAGCCGACGAGATGAACCGGGTGTACGTGCGCTGCGGCATGGTGCCGGCCCCTACCGAACTGATCTGGAACAACCATCTGCACTCCGACGCGGTGGAGTATCTCGTCGCAGTGCGCGACGACGACGGGTCGGTGGTCGGCACGGTCACCGGCGTCGACCACAAACGGCTGTTCAACGACCCCGAGGACGGATCCAGCCTGTGGTCACTGGCGGTCGACCCGACTGCCAGCCTGCCCGGCATCGGCGCATCGCTGACCCGCACGCTGGCCGCCATCTTCCGCGGGCGCGGCCGTGCCTACCTGGACCTCTCGGTGGCCTACGACAACGACGCCGCGATCGCGCTGTACGAGAAGCTCGGCTTCCAGCGCGTTCCGGTGCTGGCCGTCAAGCGCAAGAACGCGATCAACGAGCCGCTGTTCACCCCGGCGTCCGAGACGGTCGACGATCTGAACCCGTACGCGCGCATCATCGCCGACGAGGCCATGCGCCGCGGAATCCGTATCGAGGTCCTCGACGCGGAGACCGGTGAGATGCGATTGTCCTACGGCGGCCGCAGCGTGGTGACGCGAGAGTCGTTGAGCGAATACACCTCTGCGGTCGCGATGAGCCGCTGCGACGATAAGCGACTGACCCGTCGCATCGTCTCCGAAGCCGGCATCATCGTGCCGCGGGGCCGCCTGGCCACCTTCGATCACGACGATCACACCTTCCTGGCCGAGGTCGGCGACGTCGTCGTCAAACCGACCCGTGGCGAGCAGGGCAAAGGCATCACCGTCGGGATCGACAGCCCCGAGGCGTTGGACGCCGCCCTGGCCCGGGCCCGTGAACAGCACCCCGAGGTGCTGATCGAACAGCGCGCCTGCGGTGACGATCTCCGCCTGGTGGTCATCGACGGCAAGGTCGTCGCCGCGGCTCTGCGCAAACCGGCCGAGATCATCGGCACCGGCAAACACACCGTCCGGGAACTCATCGAGACCCAGAGCCGCCGCCGCGCCGCGGCCACCGGCGGCGAATCGCGTATCCCCCTCGACGACGTCACCGAAGCGACTGTGGCCGAGGGCGGTTGGTCGTTCGACGACGTCCTTCCCGAAAGCGAGCGGCTGCGGGTACGCAAGACCGCGAACCTGCACCAGGGCGGCACCATTCACGATGTGACGGCCATCGTTCATCCCGAGCTGTGCCGGGTCGCCGTGGTAGCGGCAGAGGCCATCGGCATCCCGGTCACCGGCATCGATCTCCTGGTGCCCGACGTGACCCGCGACGAGTATGTGTTCATCGAAGCCAACGAGCGGCCCGGGCTGGCCAATCACCAGCCACAGCCCACCGCACAGGCTTTCGTCGACTTCCTGTTCCCCGGACAGCCGGGTCTACCGCAGGCGTGGACTCCGGAAGAGCCCCAGCGCTGA
- a CDS encoding alpha/beta hydrolase, which produces MPSTMVTVDGFPVPVSVTGPEKGPYVVLLGAAQHAPAAYDGVCQRLHTASVRTVVIGADPRLHPKAVIGILDALDVRWGILVGDRAGAELAWELAATRLDRFTGLVVIDRGHPRVPDQNGVVRDEDCPPVEINTTALVSTPAARALARASQRYVYSDYRLVEFTGRRNAAESTAQLAAEIVLRTSTW; this is translated from the coding sequence ATGCCTTCGACGATGGTGACTGTCGATGGGTTCCCCGTGCCGGTCAGCGTGACCGGTCCGGAGAAGGGCCCCTATGTCGTGTTGCTGGGTGCAGCCCAGCATGCACCGGCTGCCTACGACGGGGTCTGTCAGCGCCTGCACACGGCGTCGGTACGCACGGTCGTCATCGGCGCCGACCCGCGGCTACATCCGAAAGCGGTCATCGGCATTCTCGACGCCCTTGACGTCCGGTGGGGAATCCTGGTGGGGGATCGCGCGGGCGCCGAGCTCGCGTGGGAATTGGCCGCCACCCGGCTCGACCGGTTCACCGGCCTGGTCGTGATCGACCGCGGACATCCGCGCGTCCCCGATCAGAACGGTGTGGTCCGCGATGAGGACTGCCCGCCGGTGGAGATCAACACCACCGCGCTGGTCAGTACCCCCGCCGCCCGCGCACTGGCCAGGGCCAGTCAGCGCTACGTGTACAGCGACTATCGATTGGTGGAGTTCACCGGCAGGCGCAACGCCGCCGAGTCCACCGCGCAGCTGGCCGCGGAGATCGTGTTGCGCACCAGCACCTGGTGA
- a CDS encoding cobyric acid synthase, whose protein sequence is MSGGALLIAGTTSDAGKSMVVAGLCRLLVRKGIRVAPFKAQNMSNNSVVTVEGGEIGRAQGMQARAAGLAPTTRFNPVLLKPGSDRTSQLVVRGHPVGTVGAADYIQHRDRLAGVVADELASLRAEFDVVLCEGAGSPAEINLRATDLANMGLARAADLPVVIVGDIDRGGLLAHLFGTVAVLSPQDQALIAGFIVNKFRGDPALLAPGLDQLAELTGRPTYGIVPYSDGLWLDAEDSVSVVAGHVVGVPAPPRGEQRLRVAAIRLPRISNSTDVEALACEPGVLVRWVSEPAELSDADVVVIPGSKATVADLGWLRERGLADAVTAHANSGRPVLGICGGFQMLARRIGDTVETRTGDVEGLGLLDAEIDFAPEKVLRHWESPLSGYEIHHGRVSRCGEDSWFDADGAVQGYLRGAVFGTHWHGLLDNDEFRRGWLATVAAAAGRSGFEVATDVSVPGRRDAQLDLMADLLVAHLDIDALLSLISGGVPVRPTVSTRLGR, encoded by the coding sequence GTGAGCGGCGGCGCGCTGCTGATCGCCGGCACCACATCGGATGCCGGCAAGTCGATGGTCGTCGCCGGACTGTGCCGACTGTTGGTGCGCAAGGGAATTCGCGTGGCGCCGTTCAAGGCGCAGAACATGAGCAACAACTCGGTGGTCACCGTCGAGGGGGGCGAGATCGGCCGGGCCCAGGGTATGCAGGCGCGGGCGGCGGGACTGGCGCCCACTACCCGGTTCAACCCGGTGCTGCTCAAACCCGGCAGTGACCGCACCTCCCAGTTGGTGGTCAGGGGCCACCCGGTCGGCACGGTCGGCGCGGCCGACTACATCCAGCATCGCGACCGGCTCGCCGGGGTGGTCGCCGACGAACTGGCGTCGCTGCGCGCGGAGTTCGACGTCGTGCTGTGCGAAGGCGCGGGATCGCCGGCCGAAATCAACTTGCGGGCAACCGATCTGGCCAACATGGGGTTGGCCCGGGCGGCCGACCTGCCGGTCGTGATCGTCGGCGACATCGACCGCGGTGGTCTGCTGGCTCACCTGTTCGGCACCGTCGCCGTGCTGTCGCCGCAAGACCAGGCGCTGATCGCGGGCTTCATCGTCAACAAGTTCCGCGGGGATCCGGCGCTCTTGGCCCCCGGCCTCGACCAGCTCGCCGAGCTCACCGGTCGGCCCACCTACGGCATCGTGCCGTACAGCGACGGGCTGTGGCTCGACGCCGAGGATTCGGTATCGGTGGTGGCCGGGCATGTGGTCGGTGTTCCGGCTCCGCCGCGCGGTGAACAGCGGCTGCGCGTCGCGGCGATCCGGCTGCCGCGCATCTCCAATTCCACCGACGTCGAAGCACTGGCCTGCGAACCGGGTGTGCTGGTCCGGTGGGTCAGCGAGCCTGCGGAGCTGTCCGACGCCGACGTCGTCGTCATCCCCGGAAGCAAGGCGACCGTCGCCGACCTCGGCTGGCTGCGGGAGCGGGGCCTCGCCGATGCGGTCACCGCGCATGCCAACTCCGGTCGCCCGGTGCTCGGCATCTGCGGCGGCTTTCAGATGCTGGCACGGCGCATCGGTGACACCGTGGAAACCCGGACGGGTGACGTCGAGGGGTTGGGACTGCTCGATGCCGAGATCGACTTCGCGCCCGAGAAGGTGCTGCGGCACTGGGAGAGTCCGTTGAGTGGCTACGAAATCCACCACGGTCGGGTTTCCAGGTGTGGCGAGGACAGCTGGTTCGACGCCGACGGCGCCGTCCAGGGTTACCTGCGAGGCGCGGTGTTCGGCACCCACTGGCACGGCCTACTGGACAACGACGAGTTCCGGCGGGGGTGGCTCGCCACCGTCGCGGCGGCGGCGGGCCGGTCCGGTTTCGAGGTCGCGACCGATGTCAGCGTGCCGGGGCGCCGGGATGCCCAACTCGATCTGATGGCGGATCTGCTGGTCGCCCACCTTGATATCGATGCGCTGTTGTCCCTGATCAGCGGCGGTGTGCCGGTGCGTCCGACGGTGAGCACCCGATTGGGTCGGTAG
- the map gene encoding type I methionyl aminopeptidase, producing MPVRTALRPGTVAPELPVPKAIERPEYVGKSTVAEGSEPWVQTPEVIEKMRIAGRIAAGALAEAGKAVAPGITTDELDRIAHDYMIDHGAYPSTLHYKGFPKSCCTSLNEIICHGIPDSTVVEDGDIVNIDVTAYINGVHGDTNATFLAGEVSEEHRLLVERTHEATMRAIKAVKPGRALSVVGRVIEAYANRFGYNVVRDFTGHGIGTTFHNGLVVLHYDQPEVETVLEPGMTFTIEPMINLGALDYEIWDDGWTVATKDRKWTAQFEHTLVVTEDGAEILTLAP from the coding sequence ATGCCCGTACGTACCGCACTCCGGCCCGGAACCGTTGCACCGGAACTGCCTGTCCCGAAGGCGATCGAGCGACCGGAATACGTCGGTAAGTCGACGGTCGCCGAAGGCAGCGAGCCCTGGGTTCAAACGCCCGAGGTGATCGAGAAGATGCGCATCGCCGGGCGGATCGCCGCGGGCGCGCTGGCCGAGGCGGGTAAGGCCGTCGCGCCGGGAATCACCACCGACGAGCTGGACCGCATCGCCCACGACTACATGATCGATCACGGCGCCTACCCCTCGACATTGCACTACAAGGGATTTCCGAAGTCGTGCTGTACGTCGCTGAACGAGATCATCTGCCACGGCATCCCCGACTCTACGGTCGTCGAGGACGGCGACATCGTGAACATCGACGTGACGGCCTACATCAACGGTGTGCACGGTGACACCAACGCCACCTTCCTGGCCGGTGAGGTCAGCGAGGAGCACCGCCTGCTGGTCGAGCGCACGCACGAGGCGACGATGCGCGCGATCAAGGCCGTCAAGCCCGGTCGGGCCCTGTCGGTGGTCGGCCGGGTCATCGAGGCGTACGCAAACCGGTTCGGCTACAACGTTGTTCGCGACTTCACCGGTCACGGAATCGGCACCACGTTCCACAACGGACTGGTGGTGTTGCACTACGACCAGCCTGAGGTGGAGACCGTGCTGGAGCCGGGGATGACGTTCACCATCGAACCGATGATCAACCTCGGGGCGCTGGACTACGAGATCTGGGACGACGGCTGGACGGTCGCCACCAAGGATCGCAAGTGGACCGCGCAGTTCGAGCACACGCTGGTCGTCACCGAAGACGGCGCGGAAATTCTGACGCTGGCGCCGTAA
- a CDS encoding DUF1707 domain-containing protein: MTGTEHTPGLRVSDADRNGTLRRLHNAVALGLIDIGEFEERSAQVSAARMHSDLEVLVDDLPGPGAIVTSAADRVELRGWMGSLRRQGEWTVPTRLALVRRLGSVDLDLTTARFAGPVVVIELDMVRGSLDLRLPDGASASIDDVTVYAGSARDRRKDAPAEGTPHVVLTGRVVMGSVNVRGPKRPLLRRH; encoded by the coding sequence ATGACCGGAACCGAACACACCCCTGGACTGCGGGTTTCCGACGCCGACCGCAACGGAACGCTGCGGCGGCTGCACAACGCCGTCGCGCTCGGGCTGATCGACATCGGCGAATTCGAGGAGCGCTCGGCGCAGGTGTCGGCGGCGCGGATGCACTCCGATCTCGAGGTCTTGGTCGACGATCTGCCGGGGCCCGGTGCCATCGTCACCTCCGCCGCCGACCGGGTCGAACTGCGCGGCTGGATGGGCTCGCTGCGGCGGCAGGGCGAGTGGACGGTGCCGACCCGGCTGGCGCTGGTGCGCCGCCTGGGTTCGGTCGACCTCGACCTGACCACCGCCCGGTTCGCCGGACCCGTCGTCGTGATCGAGCTCGACATGGTGCGCGGGTCGTTGGATTTGCGGCTGCCCGACGGCGCCAGCGCCTCCATCGACGACGTCACCGTGTACGCCGGCAGCGCCCGCGATCGCCGCAAGGACGCCCCGGCCGAAGGCACCCCGCACGTCGTGCTCACCGGCCGGGTGGTCATGGGGTCGGTCAACGTTCGCGGCCCCAAGCGTCCGCTGCTACGGCGCCATTAG
- a CDS encoding Rieske (2Fe-2S) protein — protein sequence MSASISGLPRRTVLIGAAVAPIAACNSNTGELVSPPTTTAPGQVLAATTDIPVGSGKVIGDTVVTQPTAGVFEGFVARCTHAGCKLSTVTDGALDCPCHGSRFGLDGAVLRGPAVTPLTQVAVKVADGNIVAG from the coding sequence ATGAGTGCGTCGATCTCTGGGCTGCCGCGCCGAACAGTCCTGATCGGGGCAGCCGTCGCCCCGATCGCGGCCTGCAATTCCAATACCGGTGAACTGGTGTCTCCGCCGACGACCACTGCCCCGGGCCAGGTGCTGGCGGCCACCACCGACATCCCGGTGGGCTCCGGGAAGGTGATCGGCGACACCGTCGTCACCCAACCCACCGCGGGCGTCTTCGAGGGATTCGTGGCCCGGTGCACGCACGCCGGCTGCAAGCTGTCCACGGTGACCGACGGCGCGCTCGACTGCCCGTGCCACGGCAGCAGGTTCGGCCTGGACGGCGCGGTGCTGCGCGGTCCCGCCGTGACGCCGTTGACCCAGGTCGCGGTGAAGGTCGCGGACGGCAACATCGTCGCCGGCTGA
- a CDS encoding nitronate monooxygenase — MANRIQSLLGVAYPVVQAPMTYIARASLAAAVSEAGGLGVIETLTPEGRADLLRVRDLTDRPVAANLMIQGWKRDPSIVDVLAEANICHVFTSAGDPAVFTARLHDAGMTVVHVVGSLRGAHKAVDAGVDALVVEGVEGGGFKSALGASTLVLLPLIADQVDLPLIAAGGICDARSAAAAVVLGAEGVQMGTRMLASREAAVHANFKDAIVAADDSGTILLDLPGNPTMRVLHVGLARRVSTEGATAPLISGVTELYFDGDMEASVANTGQVSSRIGEVLPVADIVRETWLGAQDVLTGAAARL, encoded by the coding sequence GTGGCCAACCGGATTCAGAGTCTGCTGGGCGTTGCCTATCCCGTCGTCCAGGCCCCGATGACCTACATCGCGCGGGCGTCGCTGGCCGCTGCGGTGTCCGAGGCCGGGGGACTCGGAGTGATCGAAACCCTCACTCCGGAAGGTCGCGCCGACCTGCTGCGCGTACGTGATCTGACCGACCGGCCGGTGGCCGCCAACCTGATGATCCAGGGCTGGAAACGGGACCCGTCGATCGTCGATGTGCTGGCGGAGGCGAACATCTGCCACGTCTTCACCTCGGCGGGCGACCCGGCGGTGTTCACCGCGCGGCTGCACGACGCGGGGATGACGGTGGTGCACGTCGTGGGATCGCTGCGGGGCGCCCACAAAGCCGTCGACGCCGGAGTGGATGCGCTGGTGGTCGAGGGCGTCGAGGGTGGGGGATTCAAATCGGCGCTCGGGGCGTCCACCTTGGTGCTGCTGCCGCTGATCGCCGATCAGGTCGACCTGCCCCTGATCGCGGCGGGCGGAATCTGCGACGCCCGGTCAGCCGCCGCGGCGGTGGTGTTGGGGGCCGAGGGCGTCCAGATGGGCACCCGCATGCTGGCCAGCCGAGAGGCGGCGGTGCACGCCAACTTCAAGGACGCCATCGTCGCAGCCGACGATTCCGGGACGATCCTGCTCGACCTTCCCGGCAATCCCACGATGCGGGTGTTGCACGTCGGGCTGGCCCGTCGGGTGTCGACCGAGGGGGCCACCGCGCCGCTGATCAGCGGCGTCACCGAGCTCTATTTCGACGGCGACATGGAGGCCAGCGTGGCCAACACCGGCCAGGTCTCCTCGCGCATCGGCGAGGTCTTGCCGGTCGCCGACATCGTCCGCGAGACCTGGCTCGGCGCGCAGGATGTGCTCACCGGGGCCGCGGCGCGGCTCTGA
- a CDS encoding DUF3892 domain-containing protein has protein sequence MRYQIIARRMSPAESDDYRHLVAVQYQVGNDVDTCPREHMVRRLERGDTAIVASDQHHSEVGVFDLNTARALRRSKYLRTYGDDDFWNESLSYLPTF, from the coding sequence ATGCGCTATCAAATAATTGCCCGGCGTATGTCGCCCGCCGAGAGCGACGATTATCGCCATCTGGTGGCGGTTCAATATCAAGTCGGGAACGATGTCGACACGTGTCCGCGCGAGCACATGGTCCGGCGGCTCGAGCGTGGCGACACGGCGATCGTCGCGAGCGATCAACACCACTCCGAAGTCGGTGTCTTCGACCTGAACACTGCAAGGGCGTTGCGGCGGTCCAAGTATCTGCGCACCTACGGTGACGACGACTTCTGGAACGAGAGCCTGTCGTACCTGCCGACGTTCTGA
- a CDS encoding penicillin-binding transpeptidase domain-containing protein, translated as MATCTSLATRVTGVISVLAVVAASATLSACTPRPDGPGPAAEKFFADLTKGDTASAAQLSDRPADAQAALNEAWAGLQATHLDAQILGSRYTEDTGSVNYRFTWQLPKKRTWTYDGVLQMIRDEGNWHVRWTPAGLHPKLGEHQHFSLRSDPPRRASVNELGGTDVLAPANLYRYQLDAAKAGSALMSTSRVVADQLRQFDNTLDPQRLAEQASSSSAPLDLVTLKPVDHDKVGQALDMLPGVVVTPQADLLPTDERFAPAVMGQVKKAVIDELDGEAGWRVVSVNQNGADIDVLHEVAPTPAPSISITLDRSVQNAAQHAVDTQGRKAMLVVIRPSTGEILGVAQNAAADADGPAATTGLYPPGSTFKIVTAGAAIDRNMATPNTLLGCPGEIDIGHRTVPNYNKFDLGTVPLSKAFANSCNTTFAELASRMPPTALTVAASQYGIGPDYTIDGLTTVTGTVPPTVNLAERTEDGFGQGKVLVTPFGMALVAATVAAGKTPTPHLIVGSQTSETGDHPPISPAMLDGLRPMMRLVVTNGTAKDINDAGDVRGKTGEAEFAGGSHAWFAGYRGDMAFAALIVGGGSSEYAVRMVKMMLQELPADYLA; from the coding sequence ATGGCTACTTGCACCTCATTAGCAACACGAGTAACAGGCGTCATCTCGGTTTTGGCGGTGGTGGCGGCGTCGGCGACCCTGTCGGCGTGCACCCCGCGCCCCGATGGGCCGGGCCCGGCGGCGGAGAAGTTCTTCGCCGACCTCACCAAGGGGGACACCGCGTCGGCCGCCCAGCTTTCTGACCGCCCGGCCGACGCGCAGGCCGCGCTGAACGAGGCGTGGGCTGGCCTGCAGGCCACCCACCTCGACGCCCAGATCCTCGGCTCGCGCTACACCGAGGACACCGGCAGTGTGAACTACCGCTTCACCTGGCAGCTGCCCAAGAAACGAACCTGGACCTACGACGGCGTGCTGCAGATGATCCGCGACGAGGGCAATTGGCACGTCCGCTGGACCCCGGCCGGGTTGCATCCGAAACTTGGTGAGCACCAGCACTTCTCGCTGCGGTCCGATCCGCCGCGGCGGGCGTCGGTCAATGAACTCGGCGGCACCGACGTGCTCGCTCCGGCCAACCTCTACCGCTACCAGCTCGACGCCGCCAAGGCCGGCTCCGCGCTGATGTCCACCTCGCGGGTGGTCGCCGACCAGCTGCGCCAGTTCGACAACACCCTGGACCCGCAGCGGCTCGCCGAGCAGGCCAGTTCGTCGAGCGCCCCGCTGGACCTGGTCACCCTGAAGCCGGTGGACCACGACAAGGTCGGCCAGGCGCTGGACATGCTGCCCGGCGTCGTCGTCACTCCGCAGGCCGACCTGCTGCCCACCGATGAGCGATTCGCCCCGGCCGTCATGGGCCAGGTGAAGAAGGCGGTGATCGACGAACTCGACGGCGAGGCCGGCTGGAGAGTCGTCAGCGTCAACCAGAACGGCGCCGACATCGACGTGCTGCACGAGGTGGCGCCCACCCCGGCCCCGTCGATCTCGATCACCCTGGATCGGTCCGTGCAGAACGCCGCCCAGCACGCCGTCGACACCCAGGGCCGCAAGGCAATGCTGGTGGTGATCAGGCCGTCGACCGGCGAGATCCTCGGTGTCGCGCAGAACGCGGCGGCCGACGCCGACGGGCCGGCGGCCACCACCGGCCTCTATCCGCCCGGCTCGACCTTCAAGATCGTCACCGCCGGCGCGGCCATCGACCGCAACATGGCCACCCCCAACACGCTGCTCGGCTGCCCGGGCGAGATCGACATCGGCCACCGGACGGTGCCGAACTACAACAAGTTCGACCTGGGCACGGTCCCGTTGTCGAAGGCGTTCGCCAACTCCTGCAACACCACGTTCGCCGAACTGGCCAGCCGGATGCCCCCGACGGCGCTGACCGTGGCGGCCTCGCAGTACGGCATCGGCCCGGACTACACCATCGACGGGTTGACCACGGTGACCGGCACGGTGCCGCCGACGGTGAACCTGGCCGAACGTACCGAGGACGGATTCGGCCAGGGCAAGGTCCTGGTCACGCCGTTCGGGATGGCGCTGGTGGCCGCGACTGTGGCCGCGGGCAAGACGCCGACCCCGCACCTGATCGTGGGTAGCCAGACCTCCGAGACCGGTGATCATCCGCCGATCTCCCCGGCGATGCTCGACGGTCTGCGCCCGATGATGCGCCTGGTGGTCACCAACGGCACCGCCAAGGACATCAACGACGCGGGCGACGTGCGGGGTAAAACGGGCGAGGCCGAGTTCGCGGGTGGCTCGCACGCCTGGTTCGCCGGCTATCGCGGCGATATGGCGTTCGCGGCGCTGATCGTGGGCGGCGGAAGTTCGGAGTATGCGGTCCGGATGGTCAAGATGATGCTGCAGGAGCTTCCCGCCGATTATCTGGCCTGA
- a CDS encoding family 16 glycosylhydrolase, with amino-acid sequence MGRESFTPAICAGWTGGAVAALGIGAAILSGAGAAAADTSSGSGTSPSAHSAPRSSAGPAAGAHSARPAKPATSATSTTRSATVPATRSAGVLTSSAITATPTDSPAVSRTSAAKSAVPNPMAMVTSALHSFFRQVQTALTAATRTAAPSTGTTAPRTGPSTWGAPTRTVNFTDASVLSQFVVYTGTHPEGTRTPSALSFSNGTMTITGDAQGNDEGIAWTPGQKYGGWEVRLRVPAGAANYDPVLLLWPDAENWPKGGEVDFMEMWDDPTRQTVNSVLHYGPSNKQIKASVAVDATQWHTYAVKWTPTQITTYVDGVPLFTSTNKSQFPPGAMHLCIQLDTMGPDIAAGAQMEVAWAKQYSLTAVT; translated from the coding sequence ATGGGGCGAGAATCTTTCACGCCGGCCATCTGTGCGGGGTGGACCGGCGGCGCAGTCGCCGCCCTCGGAATCGGTGCGGCAATCCTGTCCGGTGCCGGCGCCGCCGCGGCTGACACCTCATCAGGATCGGGCACGTCGCCGTCAGCACACTCGGCTCCGCGGAGTTCGGCAGGCCCGGCTGCCGGAGCGCACTCGGCTCGGCCGGCGAAGCCTGCCACTTCCGCCACGTCGACCACGCGATCCGCCACCGTGCCGGCCACCCGCAGCGCGGGGGTGCTGACATCGTCGGCGATCACTGCCACGCCGACCGACTCGCCAGCCGTGAGCAGGACGTCGGCCGCCAAGTCTGCGGTACCCAACCCGATGGCCATGGTGACGTCTGCGTTGCACTCCTTCTTCCGCCAGGTCCAGACCGCGTTGACCGCGGCGACCAGGACCGCGGCCCCGTCGACAGGCACGACGGCGCCACGCACCGGTCCCAGTACGTGGGGGGCGCCGACCCGCACGGTGAATTTCACCGACGCCTCGGTTCTGTCCCAGTTCGTCGTCTACACCGGCACCCATCCGGAGGGCACCCGCACGCCGAGCGCGCTGTCGTTCTCGAACGGCACGATGACCATCACCGGCGACGCGCAGGGCAACGACGAGGGCATCGCGTGGACGCCCGGCCAGAAGTACGGCGGTTGGGAAGTTCGCCTTCGGGTGCCGGCCGGCGCCGCCAACTACGATCCCGTCCTGCTGCTGTGGCCGGACGCCGAGAACTGGCCCAAGGGCGGCGAGGTCGACTTCATGGAGATGTGGGACGACCCGACCCGCCAGACGGTGAATTCCGTTCTGCACTATGGGCCGTCGAACAAGCAGATCAAAGCCAGCGTGGCGGTCGACGCCACGCAGTGGCACACCTACGCGGTGAAGTGGACGCCGACGCAGATCACCACCTACGTCGACGGTGTACCGCTGTTCACCTCGACCAACAAGTCGCAATTCCCGCCCGGCGCCATGCACCTGTGCATCCAGCTCGACACCATGGGTCCCGACATCGCCGCGGGTGCCCAGATGGAAGTCGCCTGGGCCAAGCAGTACTCGCTTACCGCGGTCACCTGA
- a CDS encoding GNAT family N-acetyltransferase produces the protein MSAPPLFRLVDERRVSVVRDAAAVGRVLADDPVGLCMVAARVADHGVEPQAIGGELWTRRRAEESLCYAGANLIPLRGAQPDLYAFADKAMSTARRCSSLVGRAELVLPLWDRLQHAWGPARDVRDHQPLMALGVSPSARIDPAVRRVRVDELDAYLVAAIDMFIGEVGIDPRIGDGGRGYRRRVASLIAAGRAYARFEHGQVVFKAEVGSQSPVVGQIQGVWVHPEWRGHGLGTSGTAAVAAAVVNGGRIASLYVNSFNAVARAAYARVGFAEVGMFATVLLD, from the coding sequence ATGTCGGCTCCGCCACTGTTTCGTCTGGTCGACGAGCGACGGGTATCGGTGGTGCGCGACGCCGCGGCGGTGGGCCGGGTGCTGGCCGACGATCCGGTCGGCTTGTGCATGGTCGCCGCGCGGGTCGCCGACCACGGCGTCGAGCCGCAGGCGATCGGTGGCGAGCTCTGGACACGCAGGCGCGCTGAGGAATCCCTCTGCTACGCCGGGGCGAATTTGATTCCGCTGCGCGGTGCGCAACCCGATCTGTATGCGTTCGCCGACAAGGCGATGAGCACCGCGCGGCGCTGCTCGTCTCTGGTCGGCCGGGCCGAACTGGTGCTGCCGCTCTGGGACCGTCTGCAGCACGCCTGGGGGCCCGCGCGCGATGTGCGCGACCACCAACCGCTCATGGCTCTGGGTGTGTCGCCGTCCGCACGGATCGACCCGGCGGTGCGACGCGTGCGGGTCGACGAACTCGACGCCTACCTGGTCGCCGCGATCGACATGTTCATCGGCGAGGTCGGTATCGATCCGCGGATCGGCGACGGTGGCCGGGGTTATCGCCGCCGGGTCGCCAGCCTGATCGCGGCCGGCCGGGCCTATGCGCGTTTCGAGCATGGGCAGGTGGTGTTCAAGGCTGAGGTGGGTTCGCAGTCTCCGGTGGTCGGCCAAATCCAGGGCGTGTGGGTGCATCCGGAGTGGCGCGGCCACGGGCTCGGCACCTCGGGCACCGCGGCGGTCGCCGCCGCGGTGGTCAACGGCGGGCGCATTGCGAGCCTGTACGTCAACAGCTTCAACGCGGTCGCCCGTGCGGCGTATGCGCGCGTGGGTTTCGCCGAGGTCGGGATGTTCGCGACCGTCCTGCTCGACTGA